One part of the Muntiacus reevesi chromosome 20, mMunRee1.1, whole genome shotgun sequence genome encodes these proteins:
- the MPIG6B gene encoding megakaryocyte and platelet inhibitory receptor G6b: MTLVLQLLQLLLLLPLPLLSRAQGDPGASLNGHPGDRVNLSCIGVSQPTRWVWAPRFPACKGLSKGRRPILWASPSGTPTVSPAQPFAGRINALDLGIRRLELLLSAGDSGTFICKGRQDEESRTELHVLGDRAYCKALGSSYSQILIPLLGAGLVLGLGVVGWACWRRRRSPPHPPRPTPRFALSPPHSFTRESRAPEARRGGRAQDVRGPGSGAEPALRRPGSYGPQKVQPTVPSGPC, encoded by the exons ATGACCCTGGTTCtgcagctgctgcagctgctgctgctgctaccgcTGCCACTGCTGTCGAGGGCCCAGGGGGACCCAGGGG CTTCACTGAACGGCCATCCCGGGGACCGCGTGAATCTCTCCTGCATAGGGGTCTCGCAACCCACCCGTTGGGTCTGGGCACCTAGATTCCCGGCCTGCAAAGGCCTGTCCAAAGGACGCCGCCCGATCCTGTGGGCCTCACCGAGTGGGACCCCCACCGTGTCTCCCGCCCAGCCCTTTGCTGGCCGCATAAATGCCCTGGACCTTGGTATCCGGAGACTGGAGCTGCTCTTGAGCGCGGGGGACTCGGGCACCTTTATCTGCAAGGGTCGCCAAGACGAGGAGAGCCGTACGGAGCTTCATGTGCTGGGAGACCGGGCCTACTGCAAAGCTCTGG GGTCGTCGTATTCCCAGATTCTGATCCCGCTACTGGGCGCTGGGCTGGTGCTGGGCCTCGGAGTAGTGGGCTGGGCCTGCTGGCGGCGCAG GCGCTCGCCCCCTCATCCGCCTCGACCAACCCCCAGATTTG CTCTGTCCCCCCCACATAGTTTCACTCGTGAAAGCCGAGCCCCAGAGgccagaagaggaggaagagcccAAGATGTCAGGGGACCTGGATCAGGAGCCG AGCCTGCTCTACGCAGACCTGGATCATATGGCCCTCAGAAGGTCCAACCGACTGTCCCCAGTGGTCCCTGCTGA
- the LY6G6C gene encoding lymphocyte antigen 6 complex locus protein G6c, with amino-acid sequence MRALLLLSLSALLCWVSADIRCHSCYKVPVLGCVDRKSCRLEPGHQCLTTHAYIGKMWVFSRLDCGTPGEPCKPGVNQTNQKGGLTYNTTCCSQDNCNSPAPRPTPALTLVFLTSLAGLGFWLLH; translated from the exons ATGAGagcccttctcctgctctccttGTCTGCTCTGCTCTGCTGGGTCTCAG CTGATATTCGATGTCACTCCTGCTACAAGGTCCCAGTGCTGGGCTGTGTGGACCGGAAGTCCTGCCGCCTGGAACCAGGACATCAATGCCTGACAACCCATGCATACATCG GGAAGATGTGGGTTTTCTCCCGACtcgactgtggcacaccaggagAGCCCTGTAAGCCGGGGGTCAACCAAACCAACCAGAAGGGGGGCCTGACCTATAACACCACCTGCTGCAGCCAGGACAACTGCAATAGCCCAGCCCCTCGGCCCACGCCAGCCCTGACCCTTGTCTTCCTCACCTCCTTGGCTGGCCTTGGCTTCTGGCTATTGCACTGA